The Solanum dulcamara chromosome 6, daSolDulc1.2, whole genome shotgun sequence genome contains the following window.
CGTCGCACAGACATTGACTTGGTTTCCGCCAAGTTCAACATTCGCGCAAGTTTCACCATTATACCAAGTGCACATAGAGAAAATTATTGGAACCTTACAACTACGCAGGAGATATCATCGGTACTTCCCATTGCAAGGGCATGTTCATTGAGATGCTTTGCAGCTGACCGTGCATCCTTAATATCTTTAATGCAATCTGCAGCTTCCTGATTTGATAGTACCTGACATTTTACTCGAAAAGTTCAACACAAATAACACTAGCAACTATGTCATGCACACAAGAATGTAAACTttacaacaacaaaattatgTCCTGTTAATTTTTGTCGTAGAAATTGAATTCATGAGCTGTATTGCAATGCATCTCATATATGAGCAAGCCGATAAATGTACTCGAAATCTTGGTAACTAACTTTTGAAGAGAGTAATGTTTTTTCCCGGGACCAAGGCAACCTCCTATTTTGAACCTCTTCATATATTCGACAAATGATCAAAGCATAATCCAAATATTTAAGGCTCTGGAAATGTAATTAGCTAACCTTCCATACGCCATCACTAGCCAAGATGAGAAACTCTGTATCATCATCTATGAGATCTACCACTACATCTGGCTCTGAACTTAGATGCATCTTCAAGCTCTTGTCGCCAAATGCTCTTGCTACTGCTAACTGCCCATCAACCCGAGGAACGTCACCTGAAGAGAGGAAAAGAGAGGAATTTTGTTTTAAACAGAAAAACAACACTCAAGCACAATAGAATAGAAGCACCGGCAATCATGCCCCTGGTTCCATGCCCACTTCTGGAAATCAACGAGGACATGGACCAGAACCACATATTCGCAGACGGCCATCAAAATATTTAGCAGGTGGAAGTTTCTCAACAATGTTCCACATACTATTTTCCAATGGACATAAGCTAGAACTTCTTGGTTTTGGTCAAGGGGGCACCATAAATGAAACCCTTCGCATATAAGTACGTAAATTAGATCTAGTAAAGGAAAATTCATTGGAACACTAAGGCAGGTTCCTTCCTGTCATTTGACGCATAAATGAAGATACCAATGACTGAAATTCTTCTATGATTACAAACTATAGTTTCGCACCTGGAAAATTGGACACAAAACCACCTCTGCCCTCGATGATCTTCCTCTCTCTGCCAGGCTCATGGTCGATGGACAGCTGCTTGGCTACTCCATTTTTGTAAATGACAGCACGAGAATCTCCGACATTGGCTACAACTAATTTCTGACCATTAATCAATATGGCTGTAACAGCAGTGGACCCTCCTTTCCCCAAATCAGTAGCCTTATCCAAAATAGTTATATCTGTTATGCGGTATGCTCTCCTGATTGCAGACTCCGGTTCAGCCCAGAAGTTAGGCTACATAAAAAACAGAAAATACTATGAAAGTTAATGGAATTCGCAAAGAGTCGCGAAACTGAGTGCACAACAACCGGCTCTATTTGAAGACTAAACTGGCTTCACAAAATACACGTCACGGATTCAATAGTAACACGAAAGCATTACCTCGTTTAGAATATTATTAAATAGGTGAGATCGGAGGTAGTCGGGTATCTCATGGCTTAAATGGCCATCAAATATTGCAAATAGACCAACTTCATTTTCATCAACTTGCTTAAATTGTGCAAAAACATAGTCTTCCATGGTATGATGGGATTTTCCCTCAACCATGTGATACCCATGGGTTATGTTCTTTGACATCTTGCTCTTACCTCTTCCGGTATCAGATGAACTTAAACCAACTTTCTCCTGCAGAACGAAAGATTCGTGTCATGGCACATGTGTGCATCATGCAATTATGATAAAACTCAGGAAACTCCACCACATTGACAAAATTTCTTCATAAGTTTAGATATACTGAATAGGCACAACCAAAATCGGATAATCACATATAGGCAATGCCGcttaattttaaaaaggaaTAAAGCTTGATAAAAGATAGATAGCTTGATAAAAGAGCAATAATTCTTAATGCAACTATTCAGTCCCCCTCCTTTATTAACAAGGAGGGGACTGACAACTATGTCTCAATCTTAAACAAGTTGAGCCAGCTATATGACTCCACACTTTTTCATTTAAACTCATTTCATATCATGAGTGGCGGAGCGAGAGGGCCAGATAGGGTTCATCGAAACTCTCTTCGCTGAAAAAATAGTTCTTTTTAATGTATAGGTAGTGCATGATGAAACTATAAGTCGTAAATCCTGTCTCCGCCactgcatatcatcatcatactaAATAGAATCAGTCCGCATCTTTTATCATCATACAAAATTTGTGCCTACTTTTTGTAAGCCTCAAGTTCTCGTTATAATTTACCATTTCATCATCACCACAATATGGCTGATCAATGGAAATAAACTTCTTTTttcttgaataaataaacaCCACACACAGCTGCTCTATACTAGGACTTCAATTTACCATAAAGTTCAAAACTAACATAAAGCCATGACAAAtgcaaattatttaattagtcaAGTGAAAATCTATTAACCAAACGCCTGTAGATAATTATGCAAATTTGTTCCATTTGCATGATTCAGGGACATATTTGACCTCAACTATTAACATAGGAAAAATTACAGGAATAAGCGAATATATACTAGTTAGTTAGttaacatagctatagtttagcTAATCTAAAATTCGCCACTAACATTTAGTGTTAATTACGGTtcgagtttgtataattcgcacgtttgtataatttgaaatttacataatataatttatataacttttgtacaatgtaattttgtataatataatttgtataactgtTTAAAGTTCAGATGTTTATGTttgtataaatttattattttgagtttatacaaaaatagaTCAATTATctgtgaattatacaaattcgCGAATTATACGAACCCGCCAACTATACAAACGAGGCTGGTTAAACTATAGCTACCGACCGCAAATATACAAACTATAAATAAGCAgcctaattaagtttattatagtgATTATTTACAAAATTTCCCCAAAAAATATTCCATTTTGCATAATTTTGGGGCATATTTGACGCTTCAtcctttaatgtaagatatATTTTCCTATAAGAACTCATATTTACTTTATACCACCGAACATAATTAATCAGTACGGAATCCTTCTTTAATGtaacaaaaataaaactaatgaaaaaataaaaagatatttagATGGGTCACATCAAGCtagtaacaaaaataatattttttttctgcaGGATCAAAACACAAAACTCAGAAAGATATATAATTTCTACTTCTAAAAAGATGTTGTAAATGGCAATTACGTGCAAATAACCAAAATTGTTTGCAATTAATTAAGATCCGGAAGTAATATTGATAGATCAGGTTAGATTAATTTTGTTTACCTTAATTTTGTCGAGGATTTCTTTGCTTCCACTCATGGTGCAAAATTAAATAAAGCCAAGTGTAGGAGAACAAAAAGAAATGTAGAAGAAGATTAGAAgggaaaaatgaaaaaggaaagTGACAAGTGTAGAGGTAAAGAGATGACAACCTCCCTATGATCGACACGTCTCCTCTTTTACATATCATACTGGCTACGTTTTGTCAAATGGATGGGTTGTACTAAATTACGACAGATTAAAATGAGCAGGTtatttatatcaaataaaaatgtctttatgaaacattttaattcaaattttatgaaTCAGTATCTACTGATAGGAGAGGGACGAAGTGACTCGACTAAAAGGAGAGAGTACACCCTTGATCGTGAAATATTGATTACTTGTTAAATCCTGTGAATTGAAACTTAAGCAGAATATATCATAAGGTAAAAAATTGAGCTAAAAATTTAGATGATAAATCAACTAAATTACTAATTAGCTTTATGTGTACGCGAAAAAAAGGAATATATTCATCTATTTTGGCTGGAAGTTTTGAATAGGGAATCGGAATGCTTAGTtctgaaattattttataacataGTCTTGATATTATTTATACTGTATTCGATATTGACACAGTGATATCAAGATTAGGTAGTTACTTTGATATAAAACAGCTAAATAACAAAGATGTTTTCTTCTAATTAATAGCTTATTTTGATGGTTGTTACGTGTATCGTATTGTAGTATattaatttgataaatataatatttagcTATATTATTTCTTCTAACTTAAAAGAAAtgactcaattttttttgtaacactttaattttagtttttcatgcgacatgtttaagaccacaagattaaaaagtattttggtatatttgacataattttaatttaggagcaaaaaataaaaaattatttttattttcttaaatttcgtttcaagtcaaactaaggtcattatttttttaaacggAGAAGGTACGTactaagtaatttttttttgtcatttttaataACAAGTTTCAATCATTTATAGATAACATTTCATGTTACTGATCCATGAAACATTCATGGATGTGAAACTTGACACACATGTGATGTTTCAAGTATTTGGGGTCACTAATTTAAGATAATGGGTAGATTGATGAACATATCACACATCATATCCGATAGTGTATTTGATAAGAACAAGATTTAAAGATAAGTTCTACAAAGTAATCTTTATACCGACTATGTTATGTGGGTAGAGTGTTGCCAATTAAGAACTCTCGTGTTCAAGAGATCATGAGagtaatattaataaagatGCTTAGATGAATGTAAGAGCATACCAAAAGATataagattagaaatgaagATATCTTGATTAAAGTAAAGTTGCCGCATAGAAAATAAGATGCGAAAATTGAGATTGAAGTAGTTCGAACaagtgaagaaaaaatataaaaatgtccCAATAAAAAGGTGTGATAGGTTAACCGTAATGAGCTCCAATCCATGTCAAAAGTAGAACTAACTGACCCAATTCCTTCAAAAGTAGCCGTACCACTAAGACTAAAGCACTCTAAGAGGGCCAGATCCAAATCGTATTAAATATTTGGAGGCCCAAACTAAATTACTGGACAAAGTGGCACAGTGGTGGTCCCAAAAGATAGGCTAATTATCCCCGGATTCTGCGCATAGCGAGAGCCtgagtgcaccgggctgccctttttatcctttttttaaggctattattaaattatttttcttttaaaaaagttGGTCAAATATAGTCATGAGGATTAATAAAAATTGAGGTTCGAGTTTTCTATAATATTTACATATTGCTCAAAGGGATCTTTAGACTGTTATCGTTGCTCATTAGACATAAATTCTGAacataaatgatttttttctataaacaAAAATACACAATATTTCAAGAAAGTAAACCTACTCAATTGATCACAAATTTTATCGCATAAGCAAGAGCTTGTGTCTGAACAACTCAAGTTTGTCCATGCCAATT
Protein-coding sequences here:
- the LOC129891962 gene encoding probable protein phosphatase 2C 39 is translated as MSGSKEILDKIKEKVGLSSSDTGRGKSKMSKNITHGYHMVEGKSHHTMEDYVFAQFKQVDENEVGLFAIFDGHLSHEIPDYLRSHLFNNILNEPNFWAEPESAIRRAYRITDITILDKATDLGKGGSTAVTAILINGQKLVVANVGDSRAVIYKNGVAKQLSIDHEPGRERKIIEGRGGFVSNFPGDVPRVDGQLAVARAFGDKSLKMHLSSEPDVVVDLIDDDTEFLILASDGVWKVLSNQEAADCIKDIKDARSAAKHLNEHALAMGSTDDISCVVVRFQ